A portion of the Candida dubliniensis CD36 chromosome R, complete sequence genome contains these proteins:
- a CDS encoding adenylosuccinate lyase, putative (Similar to S. cerevisiae ADE13): MSEYDKYSTPLSSRYASEEMSKIFSLRNRFSTWRKLWLNLAIAEKEVGLSVITDEAIEQMKNHLEITDKEIQDAAVEEAKVRHDVMAHVHVFGETCPSAAGIIHLGATSCFVTDNADLIFLRDAYDVLIPKLVNVIDRLSKFALEYKDLPVLGWTHFQPAQLTTVGKRATLWLQELLWDLRNMVRARNDIGLRGVKGTTGTQASFLSLFHGDHDKVEELDKRVVELLGFDIVYPVTGQTYSRKIDIDVLSPLASFGATAHKFATDIRLLANLKEIEEPFEKSQIGSSAMAYKRNPMRCERVCSLARHLGGLFNDAVQTASVQWFERTLDDSAIRRISLPSAFLTVDILLSTMLNITSGLVVYPKVIERRINSELPFMATENIIMAMVEKGGSRQDCHEEIRVLSHQASAVVKQEGGDNDLIERIKSTEYFKPIWNELDTLLDPKTFVGRAPEQTEKFVKNDVANALKPFEKYITTENVALKV, from the coding sequence ATGTCTGAATATGATAAATACTCTACTCCATTGTCTTCAAGATACGCATCTGAAGAAATGTCCAAGATTTTCTCCTTAAGAAATAGATTTTCGACATGGAGAAAATTATGGTTGAATTTAGCCATTGCTGAAAAAGAAGTCGGACTTTCTGTCATTACTGATGAAGcaattgaacaaatgaaaaatcatttaGAAATCACCGATAAAGAAATTCAAGATGCTGCTGTTGAAGAAGCTAAAGTTAGACATGATGTCATGGCCCACGTTCATGTTTTCGGTGAAACTTGTCCTCTGGCAGCTGGGATTATTCATTTGGGTGCTACTTCATGTTTTGTCACTGATAATGCCGATTTGATTTTCCTTAGAGATGCTTATGATGTGTTGATTCCTAAATTGGTCAATGTCATTGATagattatcaaaatttgcTTTGGAATATAAGGATTTACCAGTTTTAGGTTGGACTCATTTCCAACCAGCACAATTGACCACTGTTGGTAAAAGAGCTACTTTATGGttacaagaattattgTGGGATTTGAGAAATATGGTTAGAGCCAGAAATGACATTGGGTTAAGAGGAGTTAAAGGTACCACTGGTACTCAAGCTTCTTTCTTATCATTATTCCATGGTGATCATGATAAAGTGGAAGAATTGGATAAAAGAGTGGTTGAATTATTAggatttgatattgtttatcCTGTCACTGGCCAAACTtattcaagaaaaattgatattgatgtttTGTCGCCATTGGCTTCATTTGGTGCTACTGCCCATAAGTTTGCTACTGATATTAGATTATTGGccaatttgaaagaaattgaagaaccatttgaaaaatcacaAATTGGTTCATCTGCCATGGCTTATAAGAGAAATCCAATGAGATGTGAACGTGTTTGTTCATTGGCTAGACATTTGGGTGGATTGTTCAATGATGCAGTTCAAACTGCTTCTGTGCAATGGTTCGAAAGAACTTTAGATGACTCTGCTATTAGAAGAATCAGTTTACCATCAGCTTTCTTGACGgttgatattttattatccACCATGCTTAATATTACCAGTGGATTGGTTGTTTATCCAAAAGttattgaaagaagaatcaaTTCTGAATTACCATTTATGGCTACCGAAAACATTATTATGGCCATGGTCGAAAAAGGTGGTTCTAGACAAGATTGTCATGAAGAAATTAGAGTTTTATCTCATCAAGCCAGTGCTGTTGTCAAACAAGAAGGTGGCgataatgatttgattgaaagaatcaaatcaaCTGAATATTTCAAACCTATTTGGAATGAATTGGATACTTTGTTGGATCCTAAAACTTTTGTTGGTAGAGCACCAGAACAAACTGAAAAGTTTGTCAAGAATGATGTTGCCAATGCTTTGAAaccatttgaaaaatacaTCACCACTGAAAATGTTGCCTTGAAAGTGTAG
- a CDS encoding subunit of Dam1 complex (aka DASH complex), putative (Similar to S. cerevisiae DAD3): MSLTTKDKNDDSSITTTNYADNPNLSPIEQKILQQYQLMNNNLLKISNELELLTNTTDEFGKGKGSSIQLVENLRQLETKLVFVYTFFKGAVYSILNAQDYIAEQETNGLGGINEGTNEEEEEDDESGNVELSGVSADEN; this comes from the coding sequence ATGTCATTAACAACCAAAGATAAAAACGATGATAGTAGTATAACAACGACTAATTACGCAGATAATCCTAATCTATCACCCATTGAACAGAAAATCCTACAGCAATATCAACTCatgaataataatctcctcaaaatatcaaatgaGTTGGAACTACTAACTAATACCACTGATGAATTTGGCAAAGGTAAAGGATCAAGCATACAATTGGTTGAAAATCTAAGACAACTAGAGACAAAGTTGGTGTTTGTATATACGTTCTTCAAAGGAGCAGTGTATTCTATATTGAATGCCCAAGATTATATTGCAGAACAAGAGACCAATGGGTTAGGAGGAATTAATGAGGGAACtaatgaagaagaggaagaggatGATGAGAGTGGAAATGTAGAACTACTGGGAGTTTCTGCTGACGAGAATTGA
- a CDS encoding probable ARP2/3 complex subunit, putative (Similar to S. cerevisiae ARC40), producing MSKVPAIYQLGHLPIKDHVFSPDRSILAITKGNDVEVYQISPSNLSSKPQLVAVLKDHDKTVTSVDISPDGSKILTCSQDRNALVWEYNNGEYKPTLVLLRINRAATVCRWSPDGSKFAVGSSDRIIAVCYYEEENDWWVSKHLKKPLKSTITTIDWHPNGVLLACGSTDGHVRVFSGYIKGIDAKPDPSVWGTKLPFQTLCGDYTNETNAWIHGVKFSPDGNALAYVSHDSSVGFVYPQGEGLPPRAIFNVKTDNLPFKSIVWLNDQQVCAGGFTCNLVVFQGDESGWRQAYQVEEQKDLTKEVPHSQLGEGDDDDEEISSHQALNMFKQMDLKGRVSKPSAGGKPVKALSTIHQNTINSIRNFGQGKVSTSGIDGKVVIFNV from the coding sequence aTGTCCAAAGTTCCTGctatttatcaattgggTCATTTACCAATTAAAGACCATGTCTTTTCACCAGATCGTTCAATCTTAGCTATTACCAAGGGCAATGATGTCGAAGTTTATCAAATCTCACCATCCAATCTTTCATCAAAGCCACAACTAGTTGCTGTATTGAAGGATCATGATAAAACTGTCACCTCAGTTGATATCTCACCAGATGGATCCAAGATTTTAACATGTTCTCAAGATAGAAACGCATTGGTCTGGGAATACAACAACGGAGAATACAAGCCAACATTAGTTTTATTAAGAATCAATCGTGCGGCTACCGTTTGTAGATGGTCACCAGATGGATCTAAGTTTGCTGTTGGCTCAAGTGACAGAATCATTGCTGTTTGTTATTacgaagaagaaaatgattgGTGGGTTTCCAAACATTTGAAGAAACCattgaaatcaacaatcaCTACTATCGATTGGCATCCAAATGGTGTGTTGTTAGCTTGTGGATCAACCGATGGCCATGTTAGAGTGTTTTCTGGTTATATTAAAGGTATTGATGCCAAACCTGACCCATCTGTTTGGGGAACAAAATTACCATTCCAAACTTTGTGTGGTGATTATACTAATGAAACCAACGCTTGGATTCATGGAGTTAAGTTCAGTCCAGATGGTAATGCATTGGCTTATGTTTCTCATGATTCTTCTGTTGGGTTTGTTTACCCTCAAGGTGAAGGTTTACCACCAAGAGCCATTTTCAACGTGAAAACCGATAATTTGCCATTCAAAAGTATTGTTTGGTTGAACGATCAACAAGTTTGTGCTGGTGGTTTTACTTGTAACTTGGTTGTTTTCCAAGGTGATGAAAGTGGCTGGCGACAAGCTTACCAAGTAGAAGAACAAAAAGATTTAACTAAAGAAGTTCCTCATTCCCAACTTGGTGAAGGagatgatgacgatgaagaGATTTCGTCTCATCAAGCATTGAATATGTTTAAGCAAATGGATTTGAAAGGGAGAGTCAGCAAACCTAGTGCCGGAGGTAAACCTGTAAAGGCCTTGAGTACTATTCACCAGAATACCATCAACAGTATCAGAAACTTTGGTCAAGGTAAAGTATCCACTTCAGGGATTGACGGCAAAGTTGTCATATTCAATGTATAG
- a CDS encoding cation diffusion facilitator, putative, with protein sequence MTNDAVNSDLNENSPLLNKSSKSPKTTIGSESSKLNSQPINTSSISANPLRHAQYSSPPLNNSTSRRPLSGIAPNTPLEYTEFDEYLTSMRHHSISASDFYQNKAAERPLFHRLLSSHHSVTNPNSPFDNYVSGNISSTHINAPLFPQNTGGDRSSMESLGEFGELRRLSVVDFVSSLRPARLIGTVLPLCTWKDYFKPNVGKIKGSDVRKYYEEQNHLIEKFTEIDNFLDAGKIHYNMLRNYGSDVNESLADIAEDSHESSRAASPNSLNGGELQATDLERGDSTSKYSTRFNDVPGNVTNDGSRYLGYNEEETNSQVLTAILVNFLINILLLIGKIVVTLLTSSMSVIASLVDSILDFLSTFIIYIVNRLATQNDWKIQHAYPVGRSRLEPLGVLIFSIIIIISFFQVGQESFKRLFFPTPNQKIPVPIGLDAISIMMITIIAKLGCWIWCSSSQSSSVQALAQDAMTDIVFNTVSLLMPTIGHYFNIWWFDPLGAFALSIYIVVNWGHTAFEHINNLTGAAADPLDYKVILYLAYRFAEPIKQITALKVYHVGDNVNVEIDLVFANDKYKLSFKDCHDIAEALQYSIESLPMVERAFVHIDYMEGNYKGHLK encoded by the coding sequence ATGACGAATGACGCAGTAAACTCTGATCTCAATGAGAATCTGCCACTTTTGAATAAATCATCGAAAAGTCCAAAGACTACTATAGGATCAGAATCATCAAAACTAAACTCACAACCAATTAATACCAGTTCTATCAGTGCCAACCCACTTCGTCATGCTCAATATTCAAGTCCACCgttaaataattcaacatCTCGTCGTCCTCTTTCAGGTATCGCCCCAAATACCCCCTTGGAATACActgaatttgatgaatattTGACATCCATGCGTCATCATTCTATTAGTGCCAGTgatttttatcaaaacaaGGCCGCAGAAAGACCATTATTCCATCGTTTATTGTCCAGTCATCATTCTGTTACTAACCCAAACTCCCCATTTGACAACTATGTTAGTGGTAATATAAGCAGCACTCATATTAATGCTCCGTTGTTCCCTCAAAACACAGGAGGTGATAGGAGCAGTATGGAATCTTTAGGCGAGTTTGGTGAACTAAGAAGATTGAGTGTTGTCGATTTCGTTAGTAGTTTGAGGCCAGCCAGATTAATCGGGACAGTATTGCCATTATGTACCTGGAAGGATTATTTCAAGCCCAACGTAGGCAAAATAAAGGGCAGTGATGTTCGAAAATATTATGAAGAACAGaatcatttaattgaaaaatttactgaaattgataatttcttgGATGCTGGTAAAATACATTACAACATGTTAAGAAATTATGGATCCGATGTCAATGAATCACTAGCCGACATTGCCGAAGACCTGCACGAAAGTTCTCGTGCTGCATCGCCAAACAGTTTGAATGGAGGTGAGTTACAAGCAACCGACCTTGAACGTGGTGATTCCACCTCAAAATACTCGACAAGATTTAATGATGTTCCCGGAAACGTTACTAATGATGGGTCAAGGTACCTTGGATATAACGAGGAGGAAACGAATTCACAAGTTTTAACTGCAATTTTGGTGAActttttgataaatatcTTATTGCttattggaaaaattgttgtGACATTATTAACTAGCTCAATGTCGGTTATTGCGTCTTTGGTTGATTCTATTTTAGATTTTTTGTCcacttttattatttatattgtcAACAGATTGGCCACTCAAAATGATTGGAAGATTCAACATGCTTATCCAGTAGGAAGATCAAGATTGGAGCCTTTGGgtgttttaattttctccatcattattatcatttccTTCTTCCAAGTTGGTCAAGAATCTTTCAAACGATTGTTTTTCCCTACTCCGAATCAAAAAATCCCTGTTCCAATTGGTCTTGACGCAATCAGTATCATGATGATTACTATAATTGCAAAACTAGGCTGTTGGATATGGTGTTCTAGTAGTCAGTCTTCGTCAGTACAAGCCTTGGCACAAGATGCCATGACCGATATTGTATTTAACACTGTCTCATTGTTGATGCCAACTATTGGAcattatttcaatatttggtGGTTTGATCCCTTGGGTGCATTTGCATTGTCAATATATATTGTGGTCAACTGGGGACACACTGCGTTTGAacatattaataatttgacTGGGGCTGCTGCCGATCCATTAGACTACAAAGTGATTTTGTATCTCGCGTACAGATTTGCCGAACCAATCAAACAGATTACTGCATTGAAAGTGTACCATGTCGGAGACAATGTAAACGTGGAGattgatttggtttttgcTAATGACAAATACAAATTGTCATTTAAAGACTGTCACGATATTGCCGAAGCATTacaatattcaattgaaagcTTACCTATGGTTGAAAGAGCGTTTGTTCATATCGATTACATGGAAGGTAACTATAAAGGACatttgaaataa
- a CDS encoding zinc-finger transcription factor, putative, translating into MISVPPDTTPGSSKKRKSSTVNSATTTGTSTEKDKTRKYAQASRTLKACELCRKQKTRCFRSPENPSSCLRCRFLSKACSFEKEENQDAIGGMLPFNLSNQETTKKIDLIHDGINQILNYMKNGARNEDAKLLLDAYESMKGRSSNPVSANDQNIPQFDSFKSVSSASPIAILQQLFPNQPNTSSTTLKNAVLNQEDVISLGILSDHEVTELISNFRRNYGRWVSFSSSLSTENLIVQIKEKSTLLLTSCCLVSFRYYKYKGPNDRAMKCHLLTQRLTQDLNNSLVKYTSFGSGSGQVEFLQALVILSIYSKSLSKLDDSLKLDPWFLSNIGLSTFITKTALDDFKEIDDETVEIHGETYNKLTILRIYNHLCLAHISNCIFSGRMCILDSSRVEKCATTLSLLNATNFDGRMVSEIGLLFITYNYLQSVSMVDSYQNLDHIFEKVVLDIKSWFVQWEYLFSQPALHFLEFNYNFCSMLVYYVYCFTRLKLLGEVAHHGILNEDIFTYVFQKIDNEELLETMYGYCLQVISHTNNIENDSYFAYLSDQIHFTFYFCCVFMIKLQKVMTYKDMLPAKDRKRLISVIQSLIDKFERISTDYPHDIIVTYKNNLETCLKVNFV; encoded by the coding sequence ATGATTTCAGTACCACCTGATACAACTCCAGGATCTTCCAAAAAACGAAAATCATCTACTGTAAACTCCGCCACCACAACTGGTACTTCAACAGAAAAGGATAAAACCAGGAAATATGCACAAGCATCAAGAACATTAAAAGCTTGTGAATTATGCCGTAAACAGAAAACTAGATGTTTCCGATCACCAGAAAACCCCAGTTCATGTTTAAGATGTCGCTTCTTAAGTAAGGCATGttcttttgaaaaagaagagaatCAAGATGCAATAGGTGGGATGTTaccatttaatttatcaaatcaagaaaccacaaagaaaattgatttgatacATGATGgcataaatcaaatattgaattacaTGAAGAATGGGGCTCGTAATGAAGATGCAAAATTATTGTTAGATGCATATGAATCCATGAAAGGTCGTTCTAGTAACCCAGTAAGCGCTAATGATCAAAATATCCCacaatttgattcttttaaatCTGTTAGCTCAGCATCCCCAATTGCAAtattacaacaattatttCCTAACCAGCCTAACACACTGAGCAcaactttgaaaaatgcTGTGCTAAACCAGGAAGACGTTATAAGTCTTGGGATTCTATCGGACCATGAAGTAACAGAATTGATATCGAATTTTCGAAGGAATTACGGACGATGggtttcattttcatcgTCTCTTTCCACagaaaatttgattgttcAAATAAAAGAGAAATCTACATTATTACTAACCTCTTGTTGTCTTGTATCGTTTAGATATTATAAATACAAGGGACCAAATGACAGAGCAATGAAATGTCATTTATTGACACAACGATTAACTcaagatttgaataattcaTTGGTTAAATACACTTCTTTTGGATCGGGGCTGGGTCAGGTTGAGTTTCTACAAGCACTAGTGATCTTAAGCATATATCTGAAGAGCTTATCCAAGTTGGACGATAGTTTAAAGCTTGATCCATGGTTTTTATCAAACATTGGCTTGTCAACATTTATTACCAAAACGGCATTAGATGAtttcaaagaaattgatgacGAAACTGTGGAAATCCACGGTGAAACTTATAACAAGCTCACAATATTGAGAATCTACAATCATCTTTGTCTTGCCCATATACTGAACTGTATTTTTTCTGGAAGAATGTGTATTTTAGATTCAAGTAGAGTTGAGAAATGTGCCACCACCTTAAGTTTATTAAATGCCACAAATTTTGATGGTCGTATGGTAAGTGaaattggattattatttataacttataattatttacaAAGTGTGTCAATGGTTGACAGTTATCAAAACTTGGATCATATATTTGAGAAGGTTGTTTTGGATATCAAATCATGGTTTGTTCAATGGGAGTATTTGTTTAGCCAACCAGCTCTACATTTTCTTGAATTCAACTACAATTTTTGTTCCATGTTGGTATACTATGTTTATTGCTTTACAagattgaaattattgggGGAAGTCGCTCATCATGGAATACTAAACGAAGACATTTTCACCTATGTGTtccaaaaaattgataacgaagaattattagagaCCATGTATGGTTACTGCTTGCAAGTTATTTCACATACAAATAACATCGAAAATGATTCATATTTTGCATATTTGTCggatcaaattcattttacATTCTACTTTTGTTGTGTTTTTATGATTAAATTACAAAAGGTAATGACCTACAAGGATATGCTACCAGCCAAAGATCGAAAAAGACTTATCAGTGTAATCCAGCTgttgattgataaattcGAGAGAATCAGTACTGACTACCCTCATGATATAATAGTCACttacaaaaacaatttagAAACTTGTTTAAAAGTAAATTTTGTATAA